The Thermoflexus sp. nucleotide sequence AGCGTTTGCAGGCCTCCGCCGCCCAACCCCTGAAGCGCGCGCGCCCCGATCAGCATCCCCATCGATCGCGCCGCCCCGCTGAGGGCGGAGCCCAGCAGAAAGATGCTCACCGCCGTCAGATACAGACGTCGCCGGCCATATAGATCCGAGGCCCGGCCCCAGATCGGCCCGGAGACCGTGGCCAGCAGCAGATACAGGGCGAAGGGCAGGCTGTAGAGCGAAACTCCTCCCAGCTCCTGAATCACCCGCGGCATGGCGGTGGCCACTACAGTGGCCTCCAGAGCTGCCAGGAACAGCCCCATGATCAGGCCGGCCGTGACCCGCAGGCGATGGGGAGGGCCTTCTGTCTCAACGATGGAAGCTCGCTCCGCTTTCCCGAAATCCCTCGCTCGCGATGACATTTCCGTCAATCCCCCGAGAACAGATCCCCCTGCACCCCCCAGGGCACGGGAGATCCATCGTAGATCAGCCGCCCTTCCTCCAGGCGCGCCCACGGGGGAAGCTGATGCGGGACCTGGCGGTCCCGATCCAGGATATGCTCCACGCGGATCCCCCGCACCGTCAGCGCGTCAGCGATGAGCCGCCGGTGGCAGCGCCAGGGAAATCGCTCGGCACACATCAGCGCAACCCGCGAGCGCCGGGCCTCCTCGATCACCCGCTCCAGCCCGCGCCGGAAGTCCTCGCTCTCCATATGATCGGCATACGCGCGGAACCCCGGCGTCCGCCAGGCGATGTGGGGGGAATCCGGGCGCGGGGCACGCCGCCCGCCCAGCTCCGGCAGATGGAGGTAGCCGATCCCGGCGGCGGCCAGGGCCGCGGCGAGGGCCGGCTTGCAGAAATGAAGATGCCGCCGGGAGGAGGGGAACCGCCGCACATCGATCACCCGCTCCACCCGATGCATTCGAAGGAGCCCCAGGAACTCCTCCAGCCCCCGGTTCGAATGCCCCAGCGTCCAGATCGTGAGCACGCGCCTTGCCTCCACGGGGCGAAGCGCCCACGCCGATTGTGGCCAAGGCCCGCTGGGCTGTCAACTCTGGGCCGGAGGATGGGTTCGAACCGGCCAACGACCCTGGGAGAGAGCTGGACAACGCCCTTGCAAATCAAGCGAGCCCGGGGTTATCGGGCCTGCGCCCCGATGATCGCCCGCTCGTCCAGATCCACGCCAGGGAAGTCCACCACCCTGTCGGAGGCCAGGAGCTCCCCCGCCTCCTCCGCCACCCCCCATCCGATGTCCAGCAGGCGGATCCCCCCGGGGGTGGGAGCCAGCGGCCGAAGCGATCCTCCGTCATCGCCCGCCCGCTTCGCCGCTTTATAACCCGATAAGCGGATCCACGGCGATCGAGCCAGCCCCCAGGAACAGCAGGGCCAGGGATCCGGCCAGCAGAGCGAAATCGAACTCCCAGCCGGT carries:
- a CDS encoding DUF488 domain-containing protein yields the protein MLTIWTLGHSNRGLEEFLGLLRMHRVERVIDVRRFPSSRRHLHFCKPALAAALAAAGIGYLHLPELGGRRAPRPDSPHIAWRTPGFRAYADHMESEDFRRGLERVIEEARRSRVALMCAERFPWRCHRRLIADALTVRGIRVEHILDRDRQVPHQLPPWARLEEGRLIYDGSPVPWGVQGDLFSGD